The Aspergillus fumigatus Af293 chromosome 5, whole genome shotgun sequence nucleotide sequence TAAAACccgcagctgcagctgcagcttcagcagcattATTCAATAGTTCAGAACTCCCAAGCCTTATCTCCCTTGTACGGCTGGGCCTCGAGCGCAAATCGGGTGCAGGCACTCTGCCCATTGGAGCCATTGTTGGTGATCGCACCCGTCGTGCCGTTGGTGTACTCGGCCCACACCTTCCACTGCTTGGCGTCCTTGTCGACGGAGCACAACCACAGCGTCAGGAAGGGGTTGAGGAAGCCGTCCTTCATGATGGGGAGGTCGGCGAGCGAGCCGTCGGGGATGTATCCGCTGTGCGGGACTGTGTAGGTCAGCTGGCCCTCGGGGGAGATGTAGACTGTACCACAAAAAAGGTATCAGCTACCGCTGTCGCCCAAAAAAAATACTACTggggggaaggaaaggaaaagaaaagaaaaggcgAGCAATACCCTGCTGACCGCCGGGCACAGCAACATTCAGGAACAGCTTCGAGCCCTGCGAGACGAAGGAGGTGGTGTTGACGGCTGGGCAGTCCTGGACGTTCTCCGGGCACGAGGAGACGGTAGGCTTGCCGCTCCAGAAGGCGCCGGCGTTGGCGTTCAGGGGGCCCTCGAGGGTTCCCATGCTGTTGGACCAGCGGACGTTGAGGGTGAATGGTTCCTGTTCGTGCTGGCCTTGGGCGGTTGCGGCGCCGAGAAGGGGAGCGAGAGAGAGGACAGTGCTGAGCTTCATTTTTGATAGCTTGTCTGATTGCCTGTGTCAgtagatgctgatgatgacggtgATGTTGAGATGCTATCTGCAGAGCTCCTGAAGCTCCTTATGTACCCCGTGTGTCTCTCCTATTTTCTCGGAGGCCAACCGAGGATTGAGCTGGTCTGCAAGAGTCGAAGTGATAGTATCATTCATCTTCCAGTTTTTTTTCTCCACATCAAGTGAGACATGAGGTCATTTTGTATAGTGGCGATGCTAAGAATATACTCTGTACGTTCTTCACAAAGTGGGTAGGCATTTGTTGGATGCTATTCAATTCAGACCGCTCAACAGCTACACTCAAGAAGGAAATCATGATGTGGATCTGGTGATCTCTATCGATTTGAGGATGAGGGAATTGTTGCTGTCTCAAAACATGGGCAATAATGACTAGCGGGAAGGCCAAGTTCTGCAGCCTTGGCCGCTGAGCATCAGGGATATGTAACTGCATAATTGTGAGACACTTGTGTTTCATTTTCATATATTAATCCTGCTGCCTCGGCGCAAAATGGTCTCTTGGCTGCCTGGAAACAGACTCCGAGCTCTTCATACTGAGTATTAACATGTGCACACATCAAAGAGGGTATTCGTATCACGTCTATCATAGGAAAGGAATGGTCCAGCTTCGCCCGCATTATTCAAAGACTGTCATCGCTCAAGCATTAAATGCAACGTTGCAATAAGATATATGTTTGGATCTGCCCTCGAGGCGGAGCTCGGCACAGGCATGTTGTAAAGCTGTCTTGAATCAGACTGTATTTCAGTCAGTGAGCAGCCGATTTGTGCCCTGCAACAGCGATTCTTACTATATAACGAATGTCCATGATCGATAATTGATGTCCCCAAAGGTCATATCCAGGCGCTAAGCAGCCTTTGCCTCAGATTGCACACTGTTTTTCTGGTCGACAATAGTTCGCTCCAGCTGGGCTCTCTCTTCGTCGGTCGCATCGGTGAGATGAACGGCAACCTCTTCGCCAAAGTTCTTCGCGATTTCTTCCAAGGTCAAGCGTGCGGTCTccgggaagaagaagtaaATAACTTCGAGGCATTAGTGGAAGTTTCGTCGAGCACTTGCGTGTCCGTCTTACCGGGAATGAAGAATGCAGACCAGCAGATGATGACCAGGTAGTACTTCCAGCCAATATTGTTGAAGCCCATAGGGGCAGTCTCAAGCAAGATCAGGGTAGCTGCATCCATGTTAGTTGCTGTTCGGACCATACAACCGGGATGAACATACCGGCAAACTGCCCAAAAAGGGAGAATCCCATGCCGATGGGTCTGATCTCCGTTGGGAAGATCTCAGAGACATAGAGGTACATGGTCGTGTCGCAGAAAGTTCTGTGCATCGGTTAGGGTCGCACAGTACAAGCATCTGCGGAGAAACTTACCCCTGGAACGCCAGGTAGAGATATATGAACAGAATGCCAAAGGCGTTTCCGGCCTTGTTTGTTGTGCCCGCATATTCGGCGGTCATTGCAGCCAAGCATGAAGTAGTGATTATGATTCCAACGAAACCGGTGATGTACATACCCCGCCGCGAGTTGACCTTGTCATGAAGCCAGGCACCCAAGGGATTGTAGATAAGACCTGCAGGGGTAAGCTATGCGCTCAAACCTGACTGACAAGTACTCACCAGCTGTTGTCAGCCACACTGCGCTCAGAAGCAAAGGCATACCGCCCTTCATGCCGAGATTTGAGTATAGCAAAACCGCGTAGTTGTTCTGTCAGATTGTAAGTGCTTGATTCAACCTTGACAAGCAGGATACTAACAATAATCAAGGGCCCACCAAATTCTGCTCCCCACTGAGTTAGGAACCCGATGACCATTCGCTTTCTGTACGACTTCTTCTTCACGACTGCTTTCCACACATTGCCGTACTCGGACAGCCTCTCAGATTCCAAGCGAATCTGTTCTGCAGTCTGATAATACTCCTCCTTCGCGACGAGGTTGTCCGGGTCGTCGGGGGACTGACGGAGCCGCTCCAAGACGACCTTGGCTTCCTCGTGCTTGCCCTTTGAGATGAGCCAACGCGGAGAGCGCGGAAGCCATGGAGATCCGACGAGGAGCACAAGAGGTGGCAGACACTGAAGGGCCAGCGGGAACCTCCAGCCGAACGAGCCAATGTCCTTGGCATAATAGCATGCGTAGCCAACCCAACCAGAAAGCATATACCCAAACACCAGGAAGATCGCATGATGACCAACAAGCCAGCCGCGGCGAAACGCGCTCGACATTTCAGAAAGGTACATGGGACACACCGTGACCAGGATACCGATGCCGAGACCGCAGACGAACCGACCCGCTTGGAACATTCTGCGAGATGTGAGCTATGCCTTGACCAAGAATATGCGGATTAGAACATACTCGAGCGAGTTTGCGCCAGCCTGAAGCGCGCCAccgaagagggagaaaaaggCACCGAACTGGATGTTCACCTTACGACCAAAGTAATCGCATGACCACATAATGAACAACGTGCCGACAGCACCTCCGGCGCTGAAGACACCATTAGCTGTCGAGATAGCCGGCGTTGTGATCGAGGCATATCCCGGTTCCCCCTCGGCAGGGAGCTTGAAATAGCTATACCATCCCGGCTGCCCGATTGTACTACTGATGATGGAAGCACAGTAACCATAGGTCTGGAGAGCAGATTAGTCAACGCATTAACATGGTCCCATGCAGCCCAGACATGCAGGGTACTGACCAGTGACCCAACGGCTACAAAAATAGTGACCAGCCTGTTATAGGTACTGGTCTGTGAACCGAACGTCCCCATGCCGTGTCAAAATTGATTGATACACAAAGCAATCCAAGCTGAACCGCAAATGCAGGAATTGACCCCTGCAAAAATGACCTGTATcacaaaaaagaaaagagattGCGGGATGCGGAAAAGACCGGGCGGGCCGTGTGCGAGGGAACTCGGACTCCTAGCTTCACAGCACTTTTTGATGCAGCCCCTCACTTAGACTGTTCAAGTACAGTTCTagggggagaagaaggaatcaaGATCGGGAGAAGTCAACGCCTAATGTAGGGCCCGCGTCAAGATAAGAGGTGATTCGCTTGTCAACACCAAAAATTCTGATACCGAGCACCAAGAATGCTCGGGATATTCAAGCCATGCATGTTGCCGGAGTATCAATATCATAGTCGCGTGTACTGCCCTGCGTTAGCTCTGAAGAGACTAATTTGCAAAGGTGAACGGAGCTTTGAGCCCTCCCCTCTGCCCATTTGTTTGCGTTTGCTCCTCAGCATACCCTTGAGAATGGCCTGATTCGCTTGAAATGACTCCATTTTGTGTACCTCATTGGCCGAGCAAACGAGGGGTCGTGGTCCACTTGCTGCAGCTTGATGAGAAAGGAAGCTTAAAGCTTGCGGGTACAGTGCTAAAAGTTGACTCCTTCGCTATTTGCGCATAGATTGCTGCTAGACCATTGCTAGACTACAACCATTGTCCCACGCATCCAAGTCGATAGTCTGGTATGTAATGATGGACTGAGACAGTAGGCTAGAATTGAGTCTTGCTAAGACTTGTTGGGGTCAGCTGTTGCAAGGTAGCCAATCATATTCTTTTTGTACAATCTGCAGTCTCCGCCCTTTGGCGTTGCCCCCACTCCATCCCGGTCTCTTGATTACATTACCTTACCACTGTTTGTATTGGTTTTACAgctccgtactccatagtTCCCATCTTTCTCACCTTCCTCATATGCTCAAGAACTGCAGCTTGCTTTCATTAGTCAATCTGCTTATTATGTTCTAGAGAAGACTATTGACAATGGACATGCTATGCAGACCAAAGTGTCGTGCTGCGATCCAACTGCCTCAGAGGTCAGGATGTAAATCAATCCCAAGAAAACTCAGTGTACTCCGCGTTATGCGCATGATGTGCTCAGAGGACCCAAAGAATGCACTAACGAGAGGATTCTGGATTTTATGATTAGCGGTCAATTAGTGCATACATTTTGATTTGGCTTCCAACTGCTGTGTCTGAACTCTGTGGTTTGTTCTCCTAAGTAGTGTCGAGTGCTGATATCGCTTTATCTCATTCAATCGTAAGACTCGGACCGGAAATATCCCTAGATTTCCCCTCTTTGACCCCTCCATCGCTTGATGTTTACTCCGGCTGGTGCGCTATAGAAGTAGAGTGTTACAGATCACTTCATGCTAAGATCTTAAGATTAACTTTGAATGTAGTCTTGTCTTCAATTCATCTCGTCCCATTTCACCTCTAGAGATTCGCATCATGGGAAGTCAGTCTCCCTGGGATACTCCTTTCGATGAACTCCCCAACCCGAAACAGGTCTGGGTTGGGAAGCCGGGGAGTCATGAAGAGGGACTGGGAAAACTCGCCATTCTAACCCCGGAGGTAGTGGCCAAGGCAGCGGCAGCTGAGATCAAAACCGGCCGACGAGTCACAATGAACTGGGATATGACGAAACTTGACTATCCAAATTTGAACCGACAGCCCTGCAATCATCAGATCATTCCGCTGCTGGGCGGAGTTGCTTTCGATGATATATATACGATGAATCCTCGTAGGTCTCTACCAGGCGTTGATTTGAATTTGAAACTAACAGTCACTACTCTAGAGCAGAGTAGTCAATGGGATGGATTAAGACACTTTTCTCAAACGGTTCCTGGGCAGAAAGAGCGTGTATTCTATGGCGGCACGACGGTTGAGGAGATCAATGACCGTAGGAACGACCGGATTGGTCTGCAGCACTGGGCGAAGGAGGGCATTGCAGGTAAGCTTCAACCCGCAAGTGAGCAGAACCTGGTTGCTGAGTATGGAACTAGGACGAGGAGTCTTGATTGACTACGCAACATGggccgagaagaaggggaTCAAATATACCACCTTCTCGACGCACCAGGTCCGCTTGTCGGACATGTTGGAGATTGCCAAAGAATGCAACATCACATTTCAAAAGGGCGATATCCTTTTGGTGCGGGTCGGGGTCACCAAGGAATGGGATACTATCATGACCGATGCGCAGAAGCAGCAATATTCGGATAATCCGAGCCCAGAGCACGCCGGAGTCGAAGCAACCACTGACGTGCTTCGATGGTTGTGGGATACTGGTTTTGCAGCTATCGCTAGTGATGCGATCAGCTGGGAGGTGAGACATGACCGTTGAACCGAGAAAACCATGTGGACTTGGCTGACGCATGGCGATATGACAGGTCTATCCACCCCAGAACCCTGATTTGTTCTTGCATGAGTATGTGCTTGCCGGATGGGGAATGCCAATCGGTAAGTCATCCCTCTGATCACGACAACAACAGCTCAAAGTGGAGTGCTAACGGCTGATGGTACTGATGAACAGGAGAGCTTTTCGATCTGGAAGCGCTGGCGAGCACATGCCAGGAGCTCCAGCGCTGGACTTTCTTCGTCGCCTCCGTGCCTTTGAACATGCCTGGTGGAGTGTCGTCTCCTCCAAATATGATGGCAATCTTTTAGATTACTAGTAGGGAAAAATAGACTAATTTTTAAGAGAAGTTTGAGGATGCCAGACTACGTAAGGCAGTGGTATGATATGTAATCCACAAGCCCTAATGACAACTTATAAATTTAACATGAAGCATTGCAATCGATTCTGATCAGATTCATGACAAATACCCCTTGCTACGGAGTTGTTCCTTCGCAGTCTGAAGCCGATGTACACAGGAGGCTAGTCGGTCGCACGCAGTACGTAGTACGCACTGTTCGGGCTATGAGTAAATTGCGATATGAACACAGTCACCGGTCCGCTCCCCAATCCAGGTTGAGACTATCTCGGTCTATTTTGTTGGTGTATTTGCACCAGTCAGAGAGTCCTTTTTGTCCTGGGCAGCTGGAATAGGAGAATTCCATGCCGTTTCTTTATCACTCCAAGCGATAACCCCAAGAGATAACTCCAAATGATAGTTCCAGTCGATAGCTTCAAGTGAAACCCCAATACAAAACCACAGTTAGACATTATGAGCTTCGTGTGGCAACGAAGACAGCGACAATCTTCAGTAGTTCATGCCTGGACTGTCCGGCATATATCGGGTCCACAGTCTCCCTATTTCCTGCAGGCTGAAAATTTTAAACCGCCACAAACAGGCGACTGGGACTTGGCAGTCAGAGCTTTCCTCATAGTTTCGGGCATTTAGGACAGACTCCGGCGTTGACACAGGTAGGGGAAAGGGGCCTGTTTCATCGGGATTACGATGACAATTGGCGTATTCACCTATATTTCAGAGTAGTTGTAGTAATAGTAGTACAAACTGGTACACTGAACAAGCCTGTTCCAGCACCTAAGAGAGACTGAAGAACGACACTTTGGAAGCAAGGTGATCTTCGATTGCACAGACGAGAAGCCTGGAAAGCGGCCCCATGCCCTGAAACTACGCCATCCTGGTTTGTGATGGTGGATCCGGCAGCTTCTGTTCCTCATAATTGATCGACAAATGTCAGGCGGATTAGAGTTAATCGTCCGAAACTAGTCGTAATAGTAGTGAGACTACTGACGTACTTGAAATTTGCCCATTTCTCTAGAGAAATGTGCTCTGTATCTTCCGTCAAGAGTCACACTTTTGAAGGCTGAACGAAGATTTCTGATGGCAGCAAATAGCTATCATATTATATACCGAGAGTATAGAATCTGACGGAGTATATTGCCGTAAACTCAGGTATATCAGATTCCAATGATCGACCGTCACCAAAGTTACTGCTGTAATACCAAATCTTACCGTTTCATTCCCCCTCGGTGAATGGTAGCTCACGTTTCTTTATCCTAATTAGGAAAGAACACGGCCTAAAGGCGGCGCGGTGACGGCATGTGGAGGACAATCCCCACTGTGGGGGAAGCTGGTATCAAGACCGTCCTATTGTTAGTCttaaagaaaaaaaaagatccTTCGTAATGATACTTTGTACCTAACGAACAGGGGTATGAAGCTTGCGATAATGCCTTTGTCAAGATTGTTTTTTTTGTCTCATCTCCCCTTTCGACTTTGCCTTTTCTTGTGGTGGGGGCCGGAATGGTTGGCTGCTGGGCTTTTTTGCACTTTTGAATCGACCCATGCTTTGCACGGTTGCACTTTGTGTTACCACGGCTCTGCTATCTCGATGAACCATCAAAGTACCACAGATCTGATCGTAGGTGCATGGACCCTCGCAACCGGTGTAAGTATGTGAATAGAGTCGGATCTCCTGCAAGAGTGAGGTTTCCGAAGTCTCTGTGGTGTAGGACGAAAACCGGCGGCTCAATCAAATTGACTAAAACAGTCATTTCCACGGCTGTTTTATCCTTGTTCTAAGCAACAATTAAAACCAATCAATTATTCTTGGCCGAGAGCCTCGACTCTTCTCTTTGAATAAGCCCGTCCCACGTATCTAGGCAGTCTGTGTTAACTTTCTAGATAGCCTGACTGTCCAAGAACGGCCCAATCCTGTCCGGATCCTGAGTGCCGAGAAACGACCTTCCTATGTAGACTTCATTAGATCGTTCCTGGCTTGTTGGGCGTGCTGCCGTATATGGCATATGGTACAAGTCAAAGTTTTAACAACTCAAAGTATAATTCAGTACGCTCATGTCTGACAAGAGGTAGGCGAATCTCGTCAATGCTGTCCTGCTGCCCTCGCTAACAGACAAGACTTGCCTCCATCCCGATAGTGGAAATTTACAAAGTCGTCGGGTAGGAGCCCCGACGCACTGTGGAGCATCTCATTAATTTGTCAAATAGAAACTGCATCATTACATTAACTTCTCACCTCAGTTTTGATGTATAAACTAGATCCTGCAGTGTTTTTACTACCTTGATTGTCAATTTACTTTATGTATCGTGACGACCAGACTGCAGGAACCTTTCCAGCTAATTTCTGTAGGAACAAGCCAAGAGTTTCCGTGTCAACGTCGATCGTCGAGCCTACCGTTCTGGTGGTACTGGACAATAGGCGACTCTCCCGATGGTCAGGGGGTGGAGCTGAGGACTGCCAAatcgatcttgaagaatggcgaaCCGCCAGAGACAACGCTGTTAGATGAGAGTTTAGCGCATCTGTCATGGGTGAATGGTAGTCCACTGTTCTGTTTCATACAAATATCACTCCTGCGTGATCCATCAGGCCATAGATCCCTTTTTAATgttccttcttttctgcgCTCAGGCTTCCCCTGATCAGATCAAGAATCAGATCTCGTATCTCCTATTCAAGCGTACCACGGGGGAGCCATTACCATGGCTCTCGCAGTGATGCTTGGGCGAGATGCTGGCGATTCCGTGGACAGGACGATGCACAATTGGAATACGGCCACTCAGATAATATGCATTGTGGCCATGACTATCTTCTTTGGGTTGCGTGTCTACACTCGAATATTCATTCTTAACGGGTTCGGGAAGGAAGACTGTGCGTGCTCAATAATCGCTTAATCATTATGAGGCACTGACCTTTATGCAGGGACTTGCATGGGCTCTTGGGTATACAATTTCCTCCACCGATGTAGCCATTCACTTATGACTTATCCATACTGACATGGGTGAGAGAGATAGTTCCTTGGAGTCATATACTCTGTCATCGCCCTCATCAGTTAGTATTCGAATTTCAATTGCAACTCTGACGGCTAACAGCTCGCAGTGGGACATTACGGAGGCGGACTGCACCAGAGTGACGTGCCAACCTCCTACCTGATTCCTTTCCAAAAGGTCTGGCTGCTTCTCCCATTTTAGACGGATTCGTCAGTCCCTAACCTCAACCATCATAGACCGTCTACGTGACAATGGTCATGTACGGACCGACAGCATTCCTGACCAAGATCTCACTCCTCTGGATTATGACCAGAGTGTTCAGCCCCTATCGCAAAGCCGTTTTTTTTATCTACATCTTCCTAGTAATCATGCTTCTCTACTACATCCCCGCCGTGATCGTCAAAATCCGCATCTGCAACCCAATCGGTAAATTTTGGGACGATAGTATAAACGGCAGCTGCCTGGACCAGTCGGCAatcatcctcgccgacgCAGTCGTCAGCGTCGTCAgcgacgccatcatcctcatcctccctctCCCGCTGACACTGAGCCTCCAAATGTCTATGCGCAAGAAGGTGCGCGTGATGGGCATCCTCGGCGCCGGTGGCCTTGCCTGCGCCTCAAGCGTAGTCCGTCTCATTCTCATTCTCAAAACCGGCCAGTCCAAAGACGGGACTTATTCGTTTATGCGGATCAATATGTTTGGGTGAGTTTTCTACCCCCTCTCCGCTTCATTTCCCGATAGCACAAGCGCTAACAAGAATCTCCTCTCGCAGAAACGCCGAAATCGCCATCGGAGTCATCTGCGCCTGCCTCCCCTCCCTCTCCGCTCTGCTCAGTCGAGTCCTCCACGAATactccagcaacaacaaaGCAACTTATCCCTCCACCCACGAACTCGGCGGGGTGTCGAAGCAGAGCCGCACGGATCGGAGACTCAGCCGCAGCAAACATCAGATGAGCCACTTGGATACCGCGTCCGATCAGGAGATCCTCATGCACAATGCGCAGGGGGACCCGAAGATCGAGACGTCGATCCGGGGGGATACGTCGTCGCGGCGGATTGTGCCGTCGGAGTCTATGGGTATCATGAAGACGGTGGATGTGTCGACGTCGGTGACGACGCACTAGGCGTTTGTCGACAGAAACTACGGCAATTTTACGTTTAGGGGTCGAAAAGGAGATACAGGCTTGAGTTGGTTAATATTGGCTACGCGGATGATACCCTCACCATCTTttattctttctcttctttccttaCTTCTACCGATGAACGTTCTCTTACGAAAACTAACATTGTACTTATTTCATACACGAGGATTGGCCAGAACATACTTTGGAAATGAAAATAATTAAGAATTACTCCCTCTGCGCCTGCCAGAGGGGAAGGACACTTGGAGTACCAAAGACTGATCAGACGACTGGGCGGAATTGAGGCAGATCGGATAATCAAGCCTGTGCACACCTATGAGCCGACTGATATAAAGTATAAATCGGAGGCTGGCCGACCTCAGTTTCTGAATCAATCGTGGTAAAGTTACACCTATGGAGTAACTCCGGTGTTGCGGGCTGCAAGCTGCGGGCTGCGGCTATCTTCCTGGCGGAATGGATGTATGAGAGAAAAATACCCCCGCAGGGTTGGTATTGTTTGTATCGTATCACGTCTCCTTCAACAGCGACCAGGAGAGAAAATAGCTTCTAGTATTTGTGCCTGTGGATTCGAAAATATGGGGATCCGATGGGTTGGGTCAGGAAGAAAAGCGTGCAGGtggctgatgctggctgGTATGGGGACGACTCGGGAATCGGCATTGCACTGCGGGTGTCTCCGCACGAGTTGACCCCTCATTGCTATAGGCTGTAGGTATATAAATGGCGCCTTGTCCTTATTTATATGAGATTATGCTGTACGACTGCCGATTTATTTTCGTGTAAACTACGCCGGAATCAAGATGAACAAAGCTTCAGCCGGTGCGCGTCTTCAGGGCAAGGTCGCCATTGTAACAGGTATCCCCTTAGTTTCTCGAAACACTAATGCAATACCGTGAAGTCTCGCTAACCCAGGCGTAGGAGGAGGCTCGGGCTTTGGCGCGGCTATATCTCGGCGGTTTGGTGAGGAGGGCGCCAAGGTGATTGTCGCCGATATCAATGTCGAGAACGGAGAGAAGATCGCCGCGCAAAATCCCGAAAACTTGGTTTTTTACAAGATGGACGTCACAAGCGCTTCGGACTGGGACGAGGTCATGGATCTTGCCTTTGCCAAGTTTGGTCGATTGGACGTGCTGGTCAACAATGCCGGAACTACATACAGGAATAAGGTTCGGACTATCAGATGAACAAACAGCTTGCCTGTTCCCGATGGGTGATGTCGGTGTGAATCTTATTGAGGTGCCCCCTTGGCTGACGTCCGTGCCCTACAGCCCACTTTGGAAGtcaccgaggaggaatggGAACGTGTGTTCAATGTTAACGTTCGGAGCATCTTCCTTGGATCGAAAGCATTGATGGGGCGGTTGATCCAGCAGGGCCAAGGAGGTTCTATGATcaacatctcctccaccgGAGCCTCAAGACCGCGACCGGGATTGGTGTGGTACAATGCATCCAAGGGCGCTGTTTCCAATGTATATGACTCCTGTGCTTGACTTTTGGTTAACTCTGCCAGCTGACAACTATAGGCCACCAAAGGGCTTGCGGCTGAGTACGGCCCCCACAATATCCGCGTCAACACAGTCAGTCCTCTCTTGTCCGGGACGGGCCTATTTTCCATGTTCACTGGCATGGAGGACACACCTGAGAACCGTGAGAAGTTTATCGGGAATGTGCCCCTCGGCCGGTTGACCGACCCAAATGATGTGGCGAATATGTGTTTGTACCTTGCCAGTGATGAGGGCAGTTTCATCAACGGCGCGGAGATGATCGTCGATGGTGGCAAGTGTATATGATCTAGAGTGAATCATTTCGGTACGACGGTTCTCGTCTGTGGTCGCATTTCAGGAGTAAGGCAATGTAGCCGGATCCCATAATGtcatatcttcttccaacaATCCCATCATATGTTGGTTTCCAGAAAACCAGCTGCCCAGTTGTGTCTGTGGTATGACGCCAGCTGGAAGGTCATGTCCTTCCATACCATTCCCAAGTCCAGGCATAGATCTTGCTGTCAATGAATCCGACACAGCAGTAGTCCAACGGAAACCGC carries:
- a CDS encoding putative MFS sugar transporter, translated to MGTFGSQTSTYNRLVTIFVAVGSLTYGYCASIISSTIGQPGWYSYFKLPAEGEPGYASITTPAISTANGVFSAGGAVGTLFIMWSCDYFGRKVNIQFGAFFSLFGGALQAGANSLEMFQAGRFVCGLGIGILVTVCPMYLSEMSSAFRRGWLVGHHAIFLVFGYMLSGWVGYACYYAKDIGSFGWRFPLALQCLPPLVLLVGSPWLPRSPRWLISKGKHEEAKVVLERLRQSPDDPDNLVAKEEYYQTAEQIRLESERLSEYGNVWKAVVKKKSYRKRMVIGFLTQWGAEFGGPLIINNYAVLLYSNLGMKGGMPLLLSAVWLTTAGLIYNPLGAWLHDKVNSRRGMYITGFVGIIITTSCLAAMTAEYAGTTNKAGNAFGILFIYLYLAFQGTFCDTTMYLYVSEIFPTEIRPIGMGFSLFGQFAATLILLETAPMGFNNIGWKYYLVIICWSAFFIPVIYFFFPETARLTLEEIAKNFGEEVAVHLTDATDEERAQLERTIVDQKNSVQSEAKAA
- a CDS encoding putative integral membrane protein, which gives rise to MALAVMLGRDAGDSVDRTMHNWNTATQIICIVAMTIFFGLRVYTRIFILNGFGKEDWTCMGSWFLGVIYSVIALIMGHYGGGLHQSDVPTSYLIPFQKTVYVTMVMYGPTAFLTKISLLWIMTRVFSPYRKAVFFIYIFLVIMLLYYIPAVIVKIRICNPIGKFWDDSINGSCLDQSAIILADAVVSVVSDAIILILPLPLTLSLQMSMRKKVRVMGILGAGGLACASSVVRLILILKTGQSKDGTYSFMRINMFGNAEIAIGVICACLPSLSALLSRVLHEYSSNNKATYPSTHELGGVSKQSRTDRRLSRSKHQMSHLDTASDQEILMHNAQGDPKIETSIRGDTSSRRIVPSESMGIMKTVDVSTSVTTH
- a CDS encoding SDR family oxidoreductase, with amino-acid sequence MNKASAGARLQGKVAIVTGGGSGFGAAISRRFGEEGAKVIVADINVENGEKIAAQNPENLVFYKMDVTSASDWDEVMDLAFAKFGRLDVLVNNAGTTYRNKPTLEVTEEEWERVFNVNVRSIFLGSKALMGRLIQQGQGGSMINISSTGASRPRPGLVWYNASKGAVSNATKGLAAEYGPHNIRVNTVSPLLSGTGLFSMFTGMEDTPENREKFIGNVPLGRLTDPNDVANMCLYLASDEGSFINGAEMIVDGGKCI